A section of the Sphingomonas ginsenosidivorax genome encodes:
- a CDS encoding protein adenylyltransferase SelO family protein translates to MPIRPQAYRPDCPILDLGDAFYDRVEAATFPETVLRFRNDRAAMEVGLDSLTDAEWVQHFGRFTALPGALPQPLALRYHGHQFRQYNPEIGDGRGFTFAQIWNDGGRLMDLGTKGSGQTPWSRFGDGRLTLKGGVREILATEMLAALNVPTSRTLSIIETGEALERGDEPSPTRGAVMVRMSHSHVRIGTFQRLAYERDEAGLRKLVSYVLRVLYDEPGDDPVRLLDLVVGRTATLAARYMAAGFVHGVLNSDNINVTGESFDYGPWRFAPTWDRGFTAAYFDHQGLYAFGRQPEAIHWDVMQLAISLRAIAESEPLVEALDRFGDRYMAAVTDAILWRLGVTPRGADDDRALVQNVERALRATGAGIDRFYLDVFGGALPDGYGEPWAEVRTALAPYTPRKDRSHAYWSGEPCSMLIDEVETIWSAIAERDDWTVLEAKVATIRAMGEALA, encoded by the coding sequence ATGCCCATCCGCCCGCAAGCCTATCGCCCCGATTGCCCGATCCTCGATCTGGGCGATGCCTTCTACGATCGCGTCGAGGCCGCGACCTTCCCCGAAACGGTCCTGCGCTTCCGCAACGACCGCGCCGCGATGGAGGTCGGGCTGGACTCGCTGACCGACGCGGAGTGGGTCCAGCATTTCGGCCGGTTCACGGCCCTGCCGGGCGCGCTGCCGCAGCCGCTCGCGCTGCGCTATCACGGCCACCAGTTCCGCCAGTACAATCCCGAGATCGGCGATGGCCGCGGCTTCACCTTCGCGCAGATCTGGAACGACGGCGGCAGACTCATGGACCTCGGCACCAAGGGGTCGGGCCAGACGCCGTGGAGCCGGTTCGGCGACGGCCGCCTGACGCTCAAGGGCGGCGTCCGCGAGATCCTCGCGACCGAGATGCTCGCGGCGCTCAACGTGCCGACGTCGCGCACGCTGTCGATCATCGAGACGGGCGAAGCGCTGGAGCGCGGCGACGAACCCAGCCCCACGCGCGGCGCGGTCATGGTCCGCATGAGCCACAGCCATGTCCGCATCGGCACCTTCCAGCGCCTGGCCTACGAACGCGACGAGGCCGGCTTGCGCAAGCTCGTCAGTTACGTGCTGCGGGTTCTCTACGACGAACCGGGCGACGATCCGGTCCGGCTGCTCGACCTGGTCGTCGGGCGCACCGCCACGCTCGCCGCGCGCTACATGGCGGCAGGGTTCGTCCACGGCGTGCTCAATTCGGACAACATCAACGTCACCGGCGAGAGTTTCGACTATGGCCCGTGGCGGTTCGCCCCGACCTGGGACCGGGGCTTCACCGCGGCCTATTTCGACCACCAGGGGCTGTACGCGTTCGGCCGCCAGCCCGAGGCGATCCACTGGGACGTCATGCAGCTCGCGATCAGCCTGCGCGCGATCGCCGAGAGCGAGCCGCTGGTCGAGGCGCTCGACCGGTTCGGCGACCGCTACATGGCCGCGGTGACGGATGCGATCCTGTGGCGCCTCGGCGTGACGCCGCGCGGTGCCGACGACGACCGCGCGCTGGTGCAGAACGTCGAGCGCGCGCTGCGCGCGACGGGCGCAGGGATCGACCGCTTCTATCTCGACGTGTTCGGGGGGGCGCTGCCCGACGGCTACGGCGAACCCTGGGCCGAGGTCCGGACCGCACTCGCACCCTATACGCCGCGGAAGGACCGGTCGCACGCCTATTGGTCGGGCGAGCCGTGCAGCATGCTGATCGACGAGGTGGAGACGATCTGGTCCGCGATCGCCGAGCGCGACGACTGGACGGTGCTGGAGGCGAAGGTGGCCACCATCCGAGCAATGGGCGAAGCGCTAGCCTGA
- a CDS encoding GNAT family N-acetyltransferase, whose protein sequence is MSDAGWRIAPADLGDPQVIALLDLHLRSAHANSPPGSVFALDLSGLRDPTVAVWAAWEDATLLGLGAIKRLGDGHAELKSMRTAPDHLRRGVGAAMLDHLIAEARGSGITRLSLETGSHPAFAPAHALYARAGFVACPPFGRYEDTVFARYLTREI, encoded by the coding sequence GTGAGCGACGCGGGCTGGCGGATCGCTCCGGCAGACCTGGGCGATCCGCAGGTGATCGCGCTGCTCGACCTGCACCTGCGATCGGCGCACGCCAATTCGCCGCCGGGCAGCGTGTTCGCGCTCGACCTGAGCGGGTTGCGCGATCCGACGGTTGCCGTGTGGGCGGCATGGGAGGACGCGACGCTGCTGGGGCTGGGCGCGATCAAGCGGCTTGGCGACGGTCATGCCGAGCTGAAATCGATGCGGACGGCGCCCGATCATCTGCGGCGGGGCGTCGGCGCGGCGATGCTCGATCACCTGATCGCCGAAGCACGTGGCAGCGGGATCACGCGACTGAGCCTGGAGACCGGGAGCCATCCCGCCTTCGCCCCCGCGCATGCGCTCTACGCCCGTGCCGGGTTCGTCGCCTGCCCGCCGTTCGGCAGGTACGAGGACACCGTGTTCGCGCGCTATCTCACGCGCGAGATCTGA
- a CDS encoding LysE family translocator translates to MTLHSWWLFAVAVFLLAGTPGPNMLHVMTRSVAFGARRSMAAMAGCLVGLVLVLIASAAGLSALLLAWPRVFDALRYVGVGYLVFLGIKAWRGAGGAPIDLGSDALPMSLSAARLFRGGFVIAVSNPKLLLFAAASLPQFVNRAAPQGPQFAILVATFAAIECFWYGVYGIGGHSLARYLKRPGLRRAFDRATGVIFIGFGIALLRVRP, encoded by the coding sequence ATGACGCTGCATAGCTGGTGGCTGTTCGCGGTCGCGGTGTTCCTGCTCGCGGGGACGCCGGGCCCGAACATGCTGCACGTGATGACGCGCAGCGTCGCGTTCGGCGCGCGCCGCAGCATGGCGGCGATGGCGGGGTGCCTGGTCGGGCTTGTCCTCGTGCTGATCGCCTCGGCGGCGGGGCTGTCGGCGCTGTTGCTCGCCTGGCCGCGGGTGTTCGACGCGCTGCGCTATGTGGGCGTCGGGTATCTGGTGTTCCTGGGGATCAAGGCGTGGCGCGGGGCGGGCGGTGCTCCGATCGATCTGGGGTCGGACGCCCTGCCGATGTCGCTGTCGGCGGCGCGGCTGTTCCGCGGCGGGTTCGTCATCGCGGTCAGCAATCCCAAGCTGCTTCTCTTCGCCGCGGCCTCCCTGCCGCAGTTCGTCAATCGTGCCGCGCCGCAGGGGCCGCAGTTCGCGATCCTCGTCGCGACCTTCGCGGCGATCGAATGCTTCTGGTACGGAGTGTACGGCATCGGCGGCCACAGCCTCGCGCGCTATCTTAAGCGCCCCGGCCTGCGCCGCGCGTTCGACCGGGCGACGGGCGTCATCTTCATCGGCTTCGGCATCGCGTTGTTGCGGGTCCGCCCCTAG
- a CDS encoding SDR family oxidoreductase — protein MTNTADAHTRMRPLKGRRAIISGGTTGIGRAIAVLLASEGVKVFICGHDAGHLADALARIREVGEGDGLVIDLANPDNVLAFFDAAEAYLGGIDVAVINAAVGAGGLTQMSEPELRYAIALDFTAYLLSAHAASSRMKPVSDLVLMGSMSAHVLGPSSTVYAGIKAGIAGFSEALRRELGPKGIKVSLIEPGKVGSNMQYPGLPDEKQRAMIAADEMLRAEDIAVGVHYLLTQPTRTVVQQLTIVPRGLEE, from the coding sequence TTGACCAATACCGCCGACGCGCACACCAGGATGCGCCCTCTCAAGGGCCGTCGCGCCATCATCAGCGGCGGCACCACCGGCATCGGCCGCGCGATCGCGGTGCTGCTGGCATCCGAAGGTGTTAAGGTCTTCATCTGCGGGCATGACGCCGGGCATTTGGCCGACGCGCTGGCGCGCATCCGCGAGGTCGGCGAGGGCGACGGCCTGGTCATCGATCTGGCGAACCCGGACAACGTGCTGGCCTTCTTCGACGCGGCCGAGGCCTATCTCGGCGGGATCGACGTCGCGGTGATCAACGCGGCGGTCGGGGCGGGGGGGCTCACGCAGATGAGCGAGCCCGAACTGCGTTACGCGATCGCGCTCGACTTCACCGCCTATCTGCTCAGCGCGCATGCCGCGTCGTCGCGCATGAAGCCGGTCAGCGACCTGGTGCTGATGGGGTCGATGAGCGCGCACGTCCTCGGGCCGAGCTCGACCGTCTATGCCGGGATCAAGGCCGGGATCGCCGGCTTCTCCGAGGCACTGCGCCGCGAGCTGGGGCCGAAGGGGATCAAGGTCTCGCTGATCGAGCCGGGGAAGGTGGGCTCGAACATGCAGTATCCCGGTCTCCCCGACGAGAAGCAGCGCGCGATGATCGCCGCGGACGAGATGCTTCGCGCGGAGGACATTGCGGTCGGGGTCCACTATCTCCTGACCCAGCCGACGCGGACCGTGGTGCAGCAGCTGACGATCGTACCGCGGGGGTTGGAGGAGTAA
- a CDS encoding SH3 domain-containing protein encodes MRKWAFALSAVCVVALAGEPAFAAEAKRKPPYYASIGAGRARMRTGPARTYPASWLYQRADLPIRVVAVFHEWRKVADPDGTEGWMQANLLRDTRTGIVRGAAPVELRDRPDTSGRVLWRAAPGVVGRLSQCGNGWCRLDVKGQAGFVDIASLWGVEAGESLP; translated from the coding sequence ATGCGTAAATGGGCTTTCGCACTGAGCGCGGTATGCGTTGTTGCGCTGGCGGGCGAGCCTGCATTCGCCGCCGAGGCGAAGCGCAAGCCGCCCTATTACGCGTCGATCGGCGCGGGCCGCGCGCGGATGCGGACCGGCCCGGCGCGCACCTATCCCGCAAGCTGGCTGTACCAGCGCGCCGACCTGCCGATCCGCGTCGTCGCGGTGTTCCACGAATGGCGCAAGGTCGCCGACCCCGACGGCACCGAAGGGTGGATGCAGGCCAACCTGCTGCGCGACACGCGGACCGGGATCGTGCGGGGCGCGGCGCCGGTCGAGTTGCGCGACCGGCCCGACACGTCCGGGCGCGTGCTGTGGCGCGCGGCACCCGGCGTGGTCGGGCGGCTGAGCCAATGCGGCAATGGCTGGTGCCGGCTCGACGTGAAGGGGCAGGCGGGGTTCGTCGACATCGCATCGCTCTGGGGCGTGGAGGCGGGCGAGAGCCTGCCGTGA
- a CDS encoding YMGG-like glycine zipper-containing protein yields MKKFAVSALLVASAVSMSACSTLKGAGIGAAGGAAVGAATGGSVEKGAAIGGTGGAVVGTVAD; encoded by the coding sequence ATGAAGAAATTCGCCGTATCCGCCCTGCTCGTCGCATCCGCCGTGTCGATGAGCGCGTGCTCGACCTTGAAGGGCGCGGGCATCGGTGCCGCGGGTGGCGCCGCCGTGGGCGCGGCTACCGGCGGTAGCGTCGAAAAGGGTGCGGCAATCGGCGGCACCGGCGGCGCGGTCGTCGGCACGGTGGCCGACTGA
- a CDS encoding NAD(P)H-dependent flavin oxidoreductase has product MFKGLKPIVYNGREVWPLVEGGKGVAATNHASAGAWAAAGGIGTVSAVNADSYDPEGKIIPQVYSALTRRDRHEELVEYAIEGAVQQVTRAYEISGGKGAININVLWEMGGAQRILHGVLGRTRGMVAGVTCGAGMPYKLSEIAASYDVHYLPIISSGRAFRALWKRAYSKAAQWLAAVVYEDPWLAGGHNGLSNAEDPLKPQDPYPRVKELRDVMREGGISDDVPIIMAGGVWYLRDWNDWIDNPELGSIAFQFGTRPLLTRESPIPAQWKDALTQIEPGDVLLHKFSPTGFYSSAVRNPFLRSLEARSERQIAFSTQEAGDHVFQLDVGVKGKNFWVTRNDLLRARAWFGEGHTDALKTPDNTLVFVSPTEKGMIRKDQADCMGCLSQCSFSSWADTETNSTGRLADPRSFCIQKTLQDIAHGGDIDQNLMFAGHAAYNFKKDPFYSNGFVPTVGQLVDRILTGD; this is encoded by the coding sequence GTGTTCAAGGGCCTGAAGCCTATCGTCTATAACGGTCGGGAAGTCTGGCCCTTGGTGGAGGGCGGCAAGGGTGTTGCAGCGACCAACCATGCCTCGGCAGGCGCCTGGGCCGCGGCCGGCGGCATCGGCACGGTGTCGGCGGTCAACGCCGACAGCTACGATCCCGAGGGCAAGATCATTCCCCAGGTCTATAGCGCGCTGACGCGCCGCGACCGGCACGAGGAACTCGTCGAATACGCGATCGAGGGCGCGGTCCAGCAGGTCACGCGCGCCTACGAGATTTCCGGCGGCAAGGGCGCGATCAACATCAACGTGCTGTGGGAAATGGGCGGCGCGCAGCGGATCCTGCACGGCGTTCTGGGTCGCACCCGCGGCATGGTGGCCGGCGTCACCTGCGGCGCGGGGATGCCGTACAAGCTCAGCGAGATCGCGGCGTCGTACGACGTCCATTACCTGCCGATCATCTCGTCGGGCCGCGCGTTCCGCGCGCTGTGGAAGCGCGCCTATTCCAAGGCGGCGCAGTGGCTGGCGGCGGTAGTGTACGAGGATCCCTGGCTGGCGGGCGGCCACAACGGCCTGTCCAACGCCGAGGACCCGCTGAAGCCGCAGGACCCGTATCCCCGCGTGAAGGAATTGCGCGACGTGATGCGCGAGGGTGGCATTTCCGACGACGTGCCGATCATCATGGCGGGCGGCGTCTGGTACCTGCGCGACTGGAACGACTGGATCGACAACCCCGAACTCGGCAGCATCGCCTTCCAGTTCGGCACGCGGCCGCTGCTGACGCGCGAGAGCCCGATCCCGGCGCAGTGGAAGGACGCGCTGACGCAGATCGAGCCCGGCGACGTCCTGCTCCACAAATTCTCGCCGACCGGCTTCTATTCAAGCGCGGTGCGCAACCCGTTCCTCCGCAGCCTGGAAGCACGCTCGGAACGGCAGATCGCGTTCTCGACGCAGGAGGCGGGCGACCATGTCTTCCAGCTCGACGTCGGGGTAAAGGGCAAGAATTTCTGGGTCACGCGCAACGACCTGCTCCGTGCACGCGCCTGGTTCGGCGAGGGGCATACCGATGCGCTCAAGACGCCCGACAACACGCTCGTCTTCGTCAGCCCGACCGAGAAGGGCATGATCCGCAAGGACCAGGCCGACTGCATGGGGTGCCTGTCGCAATGCTCGTTCTCGAGCTGGGCGGATACCGAGACCAACTCGACCGGGCGGCTGGCCGATCCGCGCAGCTTCTGCATCCAGAAGACGCTGCAGGACATCGCGCATGGCGGCGACATCGACCAGAACCTGATGTTTGCAGGCCATGCCGCGTACAACTTCAAGAAGGACCCGTTCTATTCGAACGGCTTCGTGCCCACAGTCGGGCAGCTGGTCGACCGTATCCTGACCGGGGATTGA
- a CDS encoding 2-hydroxyacid dehydrogenase — protein sequence MPEISRTARPKVPNPKVVVTRELADTVMERMEALFDTTNTRGDAAMTRDQLAAAMADCDVLVPTVTDDIDTALIEGAGPRLKLIANYGAGVNHIDLKAARARGIIVTNTPGVLTEDTADMTMALILSVPRRLAEGEKLVRSGEWKGWSPGGMLGHRIGGKALGIVGMGRIGQAVALRARAFGLTIHYHNRHRLPAVREAQLAATWHESLDDMLAAIDILTIHTPLNADSRDMIDARRIALLRRHVYLINASRGGIVDEDALVAALEAGKLAGAGLDVWKHEPRIDPRLLALPNVVMLPHMGSATFEGRIATGDKVIQNIRTWADGHRPPDQVLEGWV from the coding sequence ATGCCCGAGATCAGCCGCACCGCGCGCCCGAAGGTGCCCAACCCCAAGGTCGTCGTCACCCGCGAACTCGCCGACACGGTGATGGAACGGATGGAGGCGCTGTTCGACACCACCAACACGCGCGGCGACGCTGCGATGACGCGCGACCAGCTCGCCGCGGCGATGGCGGACTGCGACGTGCTGGTGCCGACCGTCACCGACGATATCGACACGGCGCTGATCGAAGGCGCCGGCCCCCGGCTGAAGCTGATCGCCAATTACGGCGCGGGCGTGAACCATATCGACCTGAAGGCGGCACGCGCGCGCGGGATCATCGTCACCAACACGCCGGGCGTGCTGACCGAGGATACCGCCGACATGACGATGGCGCTGATCCTGTCGGTCCCGCGACGGCTGGCGGAAGGCGAGAAGCTGGTACGGTCCGGCGAGTGGAAGGGATGGAGTCCCGGCGGGATGCTCGGCCACCGGATCGGCGGCAAGGCGCTGGGCATCGTCGGCATGGGACGGATCGGCCAGGCGGTCGCGCTGCGCGCACGCGCGTTCGGACTGACGATCCACTACCACAACCGCCACCGCCTGCCCGCGGTACGTGAGGCGCAGCTGGCCGCGACCTGGCACGAATCGCTCGACGACATGCTGGCGGCGATCGACATCCTGACGATCCACACCCCGCTCAACGCGGACAGCCGCGACATGATCGATGCGCGCCGGATCGCGCTGCTGCGCCGCCACGTCTATCTGATCAACGCCTCGCGCGGTGGCATCGTCGACGAGGACGCGCTGGTCGCGGCGCTCGAAGCCGGCAAGCTCGCCGGCGCGGGGCTCGACGTGTGGAAGCACGAGCCGCGGATCGACCCGCGGCTGCTCGCGCTGCCCAACGTGGTCATGCTGCCGCACATGGGCTCCGCGACGTTCGAGGGCCGCATCGCGACGGGCGACAAGGTGATCCAGAACATCCGGACCTGGGCCGACGGGCATCGCCCGCCGGATCAGGTCCTCGAAGGCTGGGTTTAA
- a CDS encoding glycosyltransferase: protein MAAPVKILHLHSSFSLGGKEARAVRLMNAFGDRARHTIVSGVPDALDARASIAKGIAYEIAQTPPPLTGRPSVARYEGIAQYMRKFDLVLTYNWGAIDGVMARRVFAKGAPPLVHHEDGFNADEAGGLKVERNIYRRLALGAAHALVVPSEVLEDIAIRTWKQPRERVHRIVNGIGTAYYAQKPEPKAIPGFVPNARQVVIGALAGLRDVKDLTALVRAVGGVSGRIKLVIVGEGPERANIIQAAAAMGMADTLVLPGFLDRPYRYIGYFDILALSSRSEQFPISVIEAMAAGLPIASFPVGDVVKMVAPENLPFITEAPSEVRLRDALQALVSDPALRASVGAANQAKARAAFDEGVMIARYRDLYEGALGRPGALTLT from the coding sequence ATGGCCGCGCCCGTGAAAATCCTGCACCTTCATTCCTCGTTCAGCCTCGGCGGTAAGGAGGCGCGCGCGGTTCGGTTGATGAACGCGTTCGGCGATCGCGCGCGGCACACGATCGTGTCGGGGGTGCCCGATGCGCTCGACGCGCGCGCCTCGATCGCCAAGGGGATCGCCTACGAGATCGCGCAGACGCCGCCGCCGCTGACCGGCCGGCCGTCGGTCGCGCGGTACGAGGGGATCGCGCAGTATATGCGCAAGTTCGACCTCGTGCTGACCTACAACTGGGGTGCGATCGACGGGGTGATGGCGCGGCGCGTGTTCGCGAAGGGCGCGCCGCCACTGGTGCATCACGAGGACGGGTTCAACGCCGACGAGGCCGGCGGGCTGAAGGTCGAGCGCAATATCTATCGGCGGCTCGCACTGGGCGCGGCGCACGCGCTGGTGGTGCCGTCCGAAGTGCTCGAGGACATCGCGATCAGGACGTGGAAGCAGCCGCGCGAGCGCGTGCACCGGATCGTCAACGGCATCGGCACGGCCTATTACGCGCAGAAGCCCGAGCCCAAGGCGATCCCCGGCTTCGTGCCGAACGCCAGGCAGGTCGTGATCGGCGCGCTGGCGGGCCTGCGCGACGTCAAGGATCTGACCGCGCTGGTCCGGGCTGTCGGTGGCGTGTCGGGGCGCATCAAGCTCGTGATCGTCGGCGAGGGGCCCGAGCGCGCGAACATCATCCAGGCGGCCGCCGCGATGGGGATGGCCGACACGCTCGTCCTGCCCGGATTCCTCGACCGGCCCTATCGCTATATCGGCTATTTCGACATCCTCGCGCTGTCGTCGCGCAGCGAGCAGTTCCCGATCTCGGTGATCGAGGCGATGGCGGCGGGGCTGCCGATCGCCAGCTTTCCGGTCGGCGACGTCGTGAAGATGGTTGCGCCGGAGAACCTTCCGTTCATCACCGAGGCGCCGAGCGAGGTGCGGTTGCGCGACGCGTTGCAGGCGCTGGTTTCGGACCCCGCGCTGCGCGCCTCGGTCGGTGCCGCGAACCAGGCCAAGGCGCGCGCGGCGTTCGACGAGGGCGTGATGATCGCCCGCTACCGAGACTTGTACGAGGGTGCGCTGGGCCGGCCGGGCGCGCTAACGCTAACCTAG
- a CDS encoding glycosidase, whose product MLDHLIFTPADIDLSRSPLAGKIDAETYVLGAFNPGMTRLANGNLLLMVRVAEALKTPTFDGQVHAIRWDDGAYRLDGWPLEMVDTKDPRKFLIPGGGWKVMALTSLSWLLPVELDADGRSVVAVHYDKAIAPRTSYQCYGVEDARISKVGDRYLMTTCSVSPERHSTTLYTSDDALDWDLQGIVLDHQNKDMLIFEGLVGGQYWAQTRPLGDLYFAYPPGSEWRSGPSINLSRSPDALHWKPHDKPGIRPHSATVSTARMGGGAPPILTDRGWLTLWHGVEPSGVVGIYRTYWSILDRDDPSVTIATEHAALLEAAPALTEPLKDSMYIDNVVFTTGIADAGDFYVVASGEADLACRITHIGKDVFAG is encoded by the coding sequence ATGCTCGACCATCTGATCTTCACCCCCGCCGACATCGACCTCTCGCGCTCGCCGCTCGCGGGCAAGATCGACGCGGAGACCTATGTGCTTGGCGCGTTCAACCCCGGCATGACGCGGCTAGCGAACGGCAATCTGCTGCTGATGGTGCGCGTCGCCGAGGCGCTCAAGACGCCGACCTTCGACGGGCAGGTTCATGCGATCCGCTGGGACGACGGCGCCTATCGTCTCGACGGCTGGCCGCTCGAAATGGTCGACACCAAGGATCCGCGCAAGTTCCTGATCCCCGGCGGCGGTTGGAAGGTGATGGCGCTGACCTCGCTGTCGTGGCTGCTGCCGGTCGAACTCGACGCCGACGGCCGCAGCGTCGTCGCGGTCCATTACGACAAGGCGATTGCGCCGCGGACCTCGTACCAATGCTACGGCGTCGAGGATGCGCGGATCTCGAAGGTCGGCGACCGCTATCTGATGACCACCTGTTCGGTCAGCCCGGAGCGGCATTCGACGACGCTGTACACGTCGGACGACGCGCTAGACTGGGACCTGCAGGGGATCGTGCTCGATCACCAGAACAAGGACATGCTGATCTTCGAGGGGCTGGTCGGCGGGCAATATTGGGCGCAGACGCGACCGCTCGGCGACCTGTATTTCGCTTATCCGCCGGGGAGTGAATGGCGCAGCGGGCCGTCGATCAACCTGTCGCGCTCGCCCGACGCGCTCCACTGGAAGCCGCACGACAAGCCCGGCATCCGCCCGCATTCGGCGACCGTCTCGACCGCCCGGATGGGCGGCGGCGCCCCGCCGATCCTGACCGACCGCGGCTGGCTGACGCTATGGCACGGCGTCGAGCCGTCGGGCGTGGTCGGCATCTATCGCACCTATTGGTCGATCCTCGACAGGGACGACCCGAGCGTGACGATCGCCACCGAACACGCCGCGCTGCTCGAGGCGGCGCCCGCGCTGACCGAGCCGCTCAAGGACAGCATGTATATCGACAACGTCGTCTTCACGACGGGCATCGCGGACGCCGGTGACTTCTACGTCGTCGCGAGCGGCGAAGCGGATCTTGCATGCCGGATCACGCACATCGGCAAGGACGTCTTCGCGGGGTGA
- a CDS encoding alpha/beta fold hydrolase, giving the protein MAAYENRYWWSKDGLRLHARDYAGDETRPPILCMPGLTRNARDFDALAARLAGRWRVIAIDFRGRGESAYAKDPMSYVPLTYVQDVEALLAELGIARFVAFGTSLGGIVTMLLAGFEPGRIAGALLNDIGPEIDATGLARIRSYVGRAGVFPTWMHAARCVSETQGDVYPDWQIEDWLAMAKRLYRLNSSGRIVLDYDLKIAEPFRVVGGEAGPAMWPALAALRDVPTLIVRGGRSDLLSAAVADRMVAALDKAELVTVPGVGHAPTLSEAVVQEPIDRLLARVAEPVES; this is encoded by the coding sequence ATGGCCGCTTACGAAAACCGATATTGGTGGTCCAAGGACGGATTGCGCCTCCACGCGCGAGACTATGCCGGCGACGAAACCCGCCCGCCGATCCTCTGCATGCCCGGCCTGACGCGCAACGCGCGCGATTTCGATGCGCTGGCGGCGCGGCTCGCCGGGCGCTGGCGCGTGATCGCGATCGACTTTCGCGGGCGCGGCGAGAGTGCGTACGCCAAGGACCCGATGTCCTATGTCCCGCTGACCTATGTCCAGGACGTCGAGGCGTTGCTGGCCGAACTCGGGATCGCGCGGTTCGTCGCGTTCGGCACGTCGCTGGGCGGGATCGTCACGATGCTGCTCGCGGGGTTCGAGCCGGGGCGGATCGCAGGCGCGCTGCTCAACGACATCGGGCCCGAGATCGACGCGACGGGTCTCGCGCGGATCCGCAGCTATGTCGGTCGCGCGGGCGTGTTCCCGACCTGGATGCACGCCGCGCGCTGCGTGTCGGAAACGCAGGGCGACGTCTATCCCGACTGGCAGATCGAGGACTGGCTGGCGATGGCGAAGCGGCTGTACCGCCTCAACAGTTCGGGGCGCATCGTGCTCGACTACGACCTCAAGATCGCCGAGCCGTTCCGCGTGGTCGGGGGCGAGGCGGGGCCGGCGATGTGGCCGGCGCTGGCCGCGCTGCGCGACGTGCCGACGCTGATCGTGCGCGGCGGTCGCTCGGACCTGCTGTCGGCGGCGGTCGCGGACCGGATGGTCGCGGCGCTCGACAAGGCCGAGCTTGTGACGGTGCCGGGGGTCGGGCATGCGCCGACGCTGAGCGAGGCCGTGGTGCAGGAGCCGATCGACCGCCTGCTCGCGCGGGTGGCGGAACCGGTGGAGTCCTGA